The DNA region GGTCACATCATCTATAGTGTAGACAACATTTGAATTTCTCAAAGGATTTCCTGCATTATCAAGGAATTTAACCATATATTTAGAGTTGTATGTCTTTGTTGTTGAATCAATTTCAACAATTGCACTTTTAACAATGATTAAATTGGAAACTGAACTGGAATAATACTGATAAACATCACCGGAATAGCTGACGTTAATATAATATGTTCCAACAGGAAGCTCAAACTCAAAAATAGCCTGACCATACCCATCTGAAAGCACACTTGTCCTTACACCATTTAAATCAAATGCTACAAGTTTACCTGCTAAAGCATTACCATCCAAATCAGTTAATATGATTGAATAAGTGGATTTGTAATTATGATAAGCTGTTAAATCAGCTGAAATGATTTTAGAATCCTTAATGTCAATGACAAATTGAGAAGTAATATTTTTGAAATATGGATCATCAGTGTCATTCAAGGATATAGTTACATCATAAATTCCATTTGAAATATTATTCAACGGCAGGGCTTCAGTGAAATTGTTAACATCCACAGAGTAGATTTTATCATTAATTGTTACTACAAATGTTTCATTTGGGAATGAAGAGTTTAATTTAATTATAGTATCCGTGATGAAATTATCAGGACTGGCAGTAGTGTTTTTAAGAGCTTCAACCATGATTTTATTTGTAATAGAGAATTTGGAATAGTTATCATCGCCTCTGAATTGTGAGATAATATCATAGATTCCTTCACTTAAATAAACCAATAATGATGCTTTACCGTTCATATCAGTAGTTTTGATATAATCTTTTCCATTCAAGTTAAATTCAACAGAACGATTAGTTACAGGATTTGAATTTTCATCAATCAAGGTTATATTGAAAATAGCCAATTCATTTTCCGTAACTGTCAAATCATTTGCAATTATTCTTGATTGTTTAAAATCAATTATAAACTGAGATTCAATATGATTGAAATCATAGAAATCCTCATCTAAACTGATATAAACATCATAAACTGAATTTTCGAGATTGGATAGACTTAAAGAAGCCTGATTATCATCAACAGTAATTTCATAGGTTTTATTATTGATTACAACAGTTAATGTATCATTTATGGATTTGGATAAATCAATAGTCATACTGAGATTATTTGCTGATTTTTCAATGCTTAAATCAATTGAGACTTTGCATTTGACATTAATAGAACTGACATTGCTGGTTTTGAAATGAGAATCATCACCCATAAATTCAGCTTTAACTTCATAACTACCAGGTTTTAAGTTAACTGGAATAATAACCTGACCATTACTATCAGTAGTTAAATTATAATATTGCTCACCGATTGTTAAAGCAACAGACCTATTTAAAAGAGCATCACCCTCCCCATCAGTTAGAGAAATTGCGTAATTGATGAAATCCTCATCATTAATAACTAAATCATCCAATAAAATCACAGTTTCCTTAACATCAACAACAAACTTATCACTTACAGTATCATAATCATAAACCTTATCATCTAAAGCTGCATTAACATCATAAACCCCATTAGCCAAATCAAACAAACTTAAACAACCAACACCATCAACAACACTAACAACATAAGAATTATTGTTTAAATTAATAGTCAAAGTATCATTAACAGCTTTAGACAAATTAAATACCAAATCAACATTATTTAAAGAAATACTTCTATTTAAGAAAATAACAACTTTAGATTTAACATTAATAACACTACTGTTCATAGATTTGAAATAAGAATCATCACCCATAAATTCAGCCTTAACTTCATAACTACCAGGTTTTAAGTTAACTGGAATAATAACCTGACCATTACTATCAGTAGTTAAATTATAAAATTGTCCACCAATAGTTAAAGCAACAGACCTATTTAAAAGAGCATCACCCTCCCCATCAGTTAGAGAAATTGTGTAATTAATGAAATCCTCATCATTAATAACTAAATCATCCAATAAAATCACAGTTTCCTTAACATCAACAACAAACTTATCCCTTACAGTATCATAATCATAAACCTTATCATCTAGAGCTGCATTAACATCATAAACCCCATTAGCCAAATCAAACAAACTTAAACGACCAACACCATCAACAACACTAACAACATAAGAATTATTGTTTAAATTAATAGTCAAAGTATCATTAACAGCTTTAGACATATTAAATACCAAATCAACATTATTTAAAAACATATTCCAATTTAAATTAATAGTTACTTTAGATTTGACTTTAACAACGCTGCTGCTACTGGATTTGAAATAAGAATCATCGCCCATAAACTCAGTTGTAACTTCATAATTTCCAGGTTTTAAGTTAACTGGAATTACAACTTGACCATTCATGTCTGTAAATAAATTATAAACAGTCCCATTTAAATTAATTATAATTGACCTGTTTTTTATGGAATTTAAATCTTCATCTATGAGAGAAATTGTGTAATTGATGAAATCCTCATCATTAATGAATAAATCATCCATTATAATCTCAGTTTTTCTAACATCAACAACAAACTGACCACTTACAGCATTAAAATCATAAATATTATCATCTAGACCAACATTAACCACATAAATTCCATTAACCAAATCAAACAAAGTTAAATAACCAACACCATCAACAACACCAACACCATAAGAATCAATATTAATTCCAACAGTCAATGTATCATTAACAGCTTTAGACAAATTAAAAGCCAAAGTAACATTATTGGCAAATTTATCAATACTTAAATCAATAACAACTTTACTTTTAACATTTATAACACTGGAGGAAGTGTTTTTGAAATAAGAATCATCACCAGCAACATTGACAGTCAATGTATAAATTCCAGAAGTTAAATTAATTGGAATAAAAATCTGACCATTACTATCAGTTTTATTATTAATAACAGCACCATCCAATATAATTTCAGCTTCTTTACCAACAATTAACTGATTATTACCATCAATTAAAGTAACATTATAAATGAAATAATCTTCATCATTAATAACAATATCATCACACAAAATGTTAATTTCTTTCATATCAATTACAAATTGAGCTTCTGCAACATCAAACTCATAATCATCTTCGTCTAAATTAACACTAACATCATAAACCCCATTAACCAAATCAAAGAAACTTAAATAACCAACACCATCAACAACACCAACAAGATAAGAATCATCATTAATTACAACATTTAAAGTATCATTAACAGCTTTAGACAAATTAAAAGTCAAAGTAACATTATTGGCAAATTTATCAATTTCCATACCAAGATTTACTTTTGTTTTGACTTTAATTGTTGTTGAATTATTTGATCCGATATATTTATCATCACCTTTAAATGCAATGTTTAAAGCATATATGCCTGATTTGAGATTTAAAGGAAGGATTATTTTACCGTCATCATCGGTTTTTTGATTATAATAACTTCCATTCATATTTATTTCAAAAGACTTATTTAAAACAGGATTGCCATCATTACCCATCAGATAAATTGTATAATTTAGAGTACTTTCATCATCAGTTATTAAATCCTCTGCTAAAATCTGAGTATGAATAACATCAATTTCAAATTCTGATAAAACCTCATTATACATGTAAATATCATTATTCAAGTTAACGGATAAATTATATATACCATTTTCCAAATTGAATAATCTGTGTCTTGCCATTCCGTTAATGACTTTAACTGTGGTTGTATCATTATTAATGATTAATGTCAAATAGTCAGTAATCATTTTAGATATGTTTATTGAAACCAGGACATTATTCTGAGTGACCACAGAGGTTAAATTTATATCCACTTTTGTTTTAACCTTGAAATTACTTGAAGAATCTGATTCTATATAATCATTATCTCCATTAAAGTTAATGGCTGAAACATAATCTCCAACATTTAACTCAACTAAAAATACTGCCTGACCGTTAATGTCAGTGAATGCATTATAAGTCATTCCATCCACAACAAGTTCAACAGACTTATTTGACAGAGTATTGTTAAATTCATCCACTAATAGAACAGTATAATTTTGACCTTCATCTGATATTACTGCATCATCTGCAATAATTTGTGTGCGCCTTACATCAACTATAAAACCGGTTGAATCATTATCATAAACATAAAATAGACCATTTATATCAACAGTAACATTATAAACATCATTATCCAAATTAATTAAATTTAATGAAGATGTACCATTTTTAACTTCAATTATTTCTGTTTTATTGTTAATTACAACAGTTAATGTATCATTTATTTGTTTTGAAATGTTAATGTTTAAGGTTATGTTATTTCGAACTTTATCAATTCCTAAATCAATTAAAACATGTCTTTTAAGTACAATATTTGATGTTGCATTTGAATTGAAGTAATTATTGTCCCCTTTAAAATTAATGTCAACATTATATGAGCCAGGATTTAAATTCAATGGCATTACAGCACGACCATCACCGTCAGTTGTCAGATTATAGATTTCACCATTCAGAATTACTTCAAGAGTCTTATTTAAAAGAGGATTATCATTTTCATCAAATAAAAATACTGTGTAATTCATTTCATCCTCATCTGTGATTAGCAAATCCCCTGCAAGGATTTTTGAGTTTTTCATATCTATTACAAAGGTACCGTTTACAGTGTTATTTTCATATATTGATTCGAATGGGAATGTGATATCTAATGTTAAATTATATATTCCATTTTCCAATTCCGTTAAGTTCAATGAGTATTTTCCGTCAGCAAAGGTAATTATATACTCCTGTTCATTGATAAAGAGTTTAGCTGTATTGTTGATTTTATCCATAGCTATTATATCAAGGACGATATTATTCAATTTTTGAGTTATATTGAAATCAATGCCTAATTTATATTTCTCAATGAAGAAATCTGTGTAATTTTGTGAAGATATATAGCCGTCACTTTCAAATAGTGCGTAGATATTGTTAAAAACTTCTGAAAAAGCATAATGAAGCAGGGCAATTCCATCTACAACATTAACACTGTAATAATCATTATTTACATTGAATGTTACTTCACCGCTTTTTAGAGGATTTCCGTATTGATCTAAAACTTTTGCAGTGATATTTGCAGGATTTTGATTGTTGAATTCTACAGTCAAATTCAAAGTGGTTTTAATTTCATCCAAAACAGTGAATGCTTTAATGCATGCCACCTGTGAAAGATAGTAATGTCCAGGATATGTCCAGGAAAGCTCAAATAAATCCTGCCAGTTTTCACCGTCATAACTCATATAAGAAATTCCTGGTTTATATATTAATTTGTTAAAGTTAGTTGCCTCAGATATTGGAAAAGCAGCTTCACTGTCAACTTTTATATTGAAAACAACTTCAAAAACATCTCCAATATTTAACGGAATGAGACGATTCAGGTCAATTGTATAGTAACCTGGATTGGATTTTCCTTCTTTAACAAGTTTTAGCTCATCATTTACATAAATATAAGCTGTCCAATTAGTATTTTTTTCAAAATAAGTTGAAACTGCAGCAAGATATTCATCATCTGTTGCTTCAAACATATTTTTATACCAAACAGAACTGGAAGAGTTTAAAAAGTAATCACTCATTCCGGAAATATCATACTGATAGTTTTTATCATATTTTATAGTGTCATTAAAGATTATTGTATAAGAAGCATCACTAACTCCAGGTCTTGCAAAGTTCTTATCATAATATGAAACGTAGAAATATCCTTTATTTCCCCAATTCGGACCCCAGCTGTTTTTTACAATCCATGCACCATCACCTTCAATAGAACTTCCCCTGTAAAAGTTTGATTTAGAATAGTTATCATCCCATCCTACAATGGTTACTGCATGATTACAATCCATGACATTATAGCAATAATAATTATTATTCCTCAAATAACTGTAATAAAAAGCAAAAGAAGTTGAAACTGCACCATACTGCATTAACGCTTTTTTAATTGCATCATTTTCAGTGAAATTGTCACGTTTTAAAAATAGGATATTTTGAATATGCAATATACTGTCAATTACTGGGGAAACTGCTGAATTGTCATCATGCAAATCATCGATTTCCAAAACAGGACCTAACCAACTTGTAAGGTATCCCCGAACAAGATAATCATTACCTCCTGAATTTACATCATAATTCCATCCATAATCTGAGTATAATGCCATTAAATTTTTCATGTTTTCTTCTGAGAGATCTATGGAAGTACCGTTTGCCTTTAAAATACATGACTCTATAACCGCTATTGCAGCAAATGCCCAGCAATTACCTCCTGATTCCTGGTTTTTAACAGGTGTTGTGTATCCTTCATCAATCAGATTATATTTTGAAGGCAGAACTTCAATTTCAACAGGATTTGCTTTATACATACTATAGTTTCCATTTCCAATTGTCAAATTGAGTTGGGATGTATCAAAGATGTCATCCATATAATATGCAAAGTTATCCTTAAAAATGTTATATGGTTCAATAGGGCTTTTTAATTTATTTAAAAGAGAATAAATAGCCCCTGCGGCATAAGATGCTGTGTTGTTGGTAAATATATTGGATCTCATATATAATGAAGTTGAATTATCAATAAATAATGCACCCCCGTTACGTGCTGAGTTATTTGTGAACTTGGAACCTGTTAGGGTAAAATCACCGTACATGTGATAAACTGCACCACCGTCCCATTTAGCAGAGTTATTTTCAAAATTGGCATTTGCAATTGAAACCGCTGAGTTAAGTGAAGTAATAGCTGAACCGAATGTTGAAGAGGAATTTACAAATTCAATGCTTTTTCCTGTAAAAGGAGATAATCTTAGATAAATAGCTCCGCCGGCGTCATCTACAGATATTGAATTATAAAACTTGGATTTGGAAATAGTTACATTTTTTGCTTTTTCACAGGCTATCGCCCCACCGTAATTATATGCCATGTTTGAATTGAAAATTGTATCAATTACTTCAAGATAACCGTTACCCATATAGATTGCACCGCCATAAACTGCAAAATTATGTTCAAAAGTACAGTTATTTAGAGTTACATGGGCATTCGGGTAACTTTCATGAGAATATATTGCTCCTCCGAAGTTATTTCCATAGTCATCAGGCTTAGAACCAGAACCATAGCTAAAAACAGTATTATTTGCAGTAATATCTCCATAATTGGTAATTGACATGTCTGTAAAAGTCACATTTTGAATTGTCAGACTGCTGCTTACTGTAAAACCTATACCATTATATTGTATTATTGTTTTTTCAACATCACTACCGTAAATATTGACTTTATCAATGGATTTTGCTTTGTCCAATTGATATTCACCATTGGAAAGATGAATATTGCAATTAGCTTTGATTCTATCAGCAGTCAGATATTTAAAAGGATTATCCAGTGACCCGTTACCGTCTGTTTCAGCTGATGCATTGAAATAATAATCATTTGAAGCTTTTAGGACATCCTCTGAATTAGGAACGACAAGTGAATCATCACTATCAACTGTCAGTGCTGTTTCATTATCCGCTGCAAAACTCAATGGAATAATGAGAAGCAGCAAAAATGCAAAAATGACATACTTTTTGTACAAAACTTTCCCTCCAACAATATATAATATATAATTTATGTAAATAATATTATAAATAATCAACTTTACTTAAATGAATTACTATGAAAGGAACATACTGTCTGATAATCAATTTGAATAATACCTCAAAAATTAAAATTGGTAAAAAATTAGGTAAAATCGAGTTTGATAAAGGATATTATGTCTATGTCGGTTCAGCTATGAATTCACTTGAATCACGAATAAACAGACACTTGAGTGATGAAAAAAAGATGCATTGGCACATTGACTATTTTTTAAAAGAA from uncultured Methanobrevibacter sp. includes:
- a CDS encoding C1 family peptidase, encoding MYKKYVIFAFLLLLIIPLSFAADNETALTVDSDDSLVVPNSEDVLKASNDYYFNASAETDGNGSLDNPFKYLTADRIKANCNIHLSNGEYQLDKAKSIDKVNIYGSDVEKTIIQYNGIGFTVSSSLTIQNVTFTDMSITNYGDITANNTVFSYGSGSKPDDYGNNFGGAIYSHESYPNAHVTLNNCTFEHNFAVYGGAIYMGNGYLEVIDTIFNSNMAYNYGGAIACEKAKNVTISKSKFYNSISVDDAGGAIYLRLSPFTGKSIEFVNSSSTFGSAITSLNSAVSIANANFENNSAKWDGGAVYHMYGDFTLTGSKFTNNSARNGGALFIDNSTSLYMRSNIFTNNTASYAAGAIYSLLNKLKSPIEPYNIFKDNFAYYMDDIFDTSQLNLTIGNGNYSMYKANPVEIEVLPSKYNLIDEGYTTPVKNQESGGNCWAFAAIAVIESCILKANGTSIDLSEENMKNLMALYSDYGWNYDVNSGGNDYLVRGYLTSWLGPVLEIDDLHDDNSAVSPVIDSILHIQNILFLKRDNFTENDAIKKALMQYGAVSTSFAFYYSYLRNNNYYCYNVMDCNHAVTIVGWDDNYSKSNFYRGSSIEGDGAWIVKNSWGPNWGNKGYFYVSYYDKNFARPGVSDASYTIIFNDTIKYDKNYQYDISGMSDYFLNSSSSVWYKNMFEATDDEYLAAVSTYFEKNTNWTAYIYVNDELKLVKEGKSNPGYYTIDLNRLIPLNIGDVFEVVFNIKVDSEAAFPISEATNFNKLIYKPGISYMSYDGENWQDLFELSWTYPGHYYLSQVACIKAFTVLDEIKTTLNLTVEFNNQNPANITAKVLDQYGNPLKSGEVTFNVNNDYYSVNVVDGIALLHYAFSEVFNNIYALFESDGYISSQNYTDFFIEKYKLGIDFNITQKLNNIVLDIIAMDKINNTAKLFINEQEYIITFADGKYSLNLTELENGIYNLTLDITFPFESIYENNTVNGTFVIDMKNSKILAGDLLITDEDEMNYTVFLFDENDNPLLNKTLEVILNGEIYNLTTDGDGRAVMPLNLNPGSYNVDINFKGDNNYFNSNATSNIVLKRHVLIDLGIDKVRNNITLNINISKQINDTLTVVINNKTEIIEVKNGTSSLNLINLDNDVYNVTVDINGLFYVYDNDSTGFIVDVRRTQIIADDAVISDEGQNYTVLLVDEFNNTLSNKSVELVVDGMTYNAFTDINGQAVFLVELNVGDYVSAINFNGDNDYIESDSSSNFKVKTKVDINLTSVVTQNNVLVSINISKMITDYLTLIINNDTTTVKVINGMARHRLFNLENGIYNLSVNLNNDIYMYNEVLSEFEIDVIHTQILAEDLITDDESTLNYTIYLMGNDGNPVLNKSFEINMNGSYYNQKTDDDGKIILPLNLKSGIYALNIAFKGDDKYIGSNNSTTIKVKTKVNLGMEIDKFANNVTLTFNLSKAVNDTLNVVINDDSYLVGVVDGVGYLSFFDLVNGVYDVSVNLDEDDYEFDVAEAQFVIDMKEINILCDDIVINDEDYFIYNVTLIDGNNQLIVGKEAEIILDGAVINNKTDSNGQIFIPINLTSGIYTLTVNVAGDDSYFKNTSSSVINVKSKVVIDLSIDKFANNVTLAFNLSKAVNDTLTVGINIDSYGVGVVDGVGYLTLFDLVNGIYVVNVGLDDNIYDFNAVSGQFVVDVRKTEIIMDDLFINDEDFINYTISLIDEDLNSIKNRSIIINLNGTVYNLFTDMNGQVVIPVNLKPGNYEVTTEFMGDDSYFKSSSSSVVKVKSKVTINLNWNMFLNNVDLVFNMSKAVNDTLTINLNNNSYVVSVVDGVGRLSLFDLANGVYDVNAALDDKVYDYDTVRDKFVVDVKETVILLDDLVINDEDFINYTISLTDGEGDALLNRSVALTIGGQFYNLTTDSNGQVIIPVNLKPGSYEVKAEFMGDDSYFKSMNSSVINVKSKVVIFLNRSISLNNVDLVFNLSKAVNDTLTINLNNNSYVVSVVDGVGCLSLFDLANGVYDVNAALDDKVYDYDTVSDKFVVDVKETVILLDDLVINDEDFINYAISLTDGEGDALLNRSVALTIGEQYYNLTTDSNGQVIIPVNLKPGSYEVKAEFMGDDSHFKTSNVSSINVKCKVSIDLSIEKSANNLSMTIDLSKSINDTLTVVINNKTYEITVDDNQASLSLSNLENSVYDVYISLDEDFYDFNHIESQFIIDFKQSRIIANDLTVTENELAIFNITLIDENSNPVTNRSVEFNLNGKDYIKTTDMNGKASLLVYLSEGIYDIISQFRGDDNYSKFSITNKIMVEALKNTTASPDNFITDTIIKLNSSFPNETFVVTINDKIYSVDVNNFTEALPLNNISNGIYDVTISLNDTDDPYFKNITSQFVIDIKDSKIISADLTAYHNYKSTYSIILTDLDGNALAGKLVAFDLNGVRTSVLSDGYGQAIFEFELPVGTYYINVSYSGDVYQYYSSSVSNLIIVKSAIVEIDSTTKTYNSKYMVKFLDNAGNPLRNSNVVYTIDDVTYVKSTDAQGYLSADILQTPGNHTLTLTNPINNETLTKNISVIPRIAQNNNLVMYEYAGKYYKVLVLDDNGNPVKSGEIVQMILNGKTYNVKTNVDGYASLKVNLKNKVYTITTKYKGYSVSNKITVKPVLITKNVAVKYGKKITFKVKLLDKKGKILKNKKITFKFRGKKYIVKTNKKGYATLTLKLKLRAGNYKIYTSYGKSKATNKITIKK